The Apium graveolens cultivar Ventura chromosome 11, ASM990537v1, whole genome shotgun sequence genome has a window encoding:
- the LOC141695549 gene encoding uncharacterized protein LOC141695549, producing the protein MAAYADIAKGLLESIPFWTLNYIDRSINHWADALSKLTASCANKPTTPFYIMDLAASSITETSPLVNHISQIQGWRTPLIQFIQGTLPDTNETGRRKIAFKARNCCMENGQLYRRSLTEPLLKCVGKDEVELAIIEIHTGICGEHLAGKKLALQIIRYGFFGPLCDTIMKNSLKIASHVSFTARLHVGLPLLCKNPNF; encoded by the coding sequence ATGGCAGCTTACGCAGATATTGCCAAAGGATTGCTAGAGTCCATACCCTTCTGGACCTTAAACTACATAGACAGATCAATCAACCACTGGGCAGATGCCTTGTCAAAACTAACAGCCTCGTGCGCCAACAAGCCTACCACTCCATTTTATATCATGGACCTCGCAGCCTCATCCATCACGGAGACCTCGCCTCTCGTAAACCATATTTCCCAAATCCAAGGTTGGCGAACTCCACTCATTCAGTTCATTCAAGGGACTCTCCCTGATACAAATGAGACCGGCAGAAGGAAAATAGCCTTCAAGGCAAGGAACTGCTGCATGGAAAATGGGCAACTATATAGAAGATCACTAACAGAGCCTTTGCTTAAATGTGTCGGAAAAGATGAAGTAGAGCTAGCAATAATAGAGATCCATACAGGCATCTGTGGAGAGCATTTGGCCGGAAAAAAACTGGCTCTCCAAATCATTAGATATGGCTTTTTTGGCCCTCTATGCGACACGATTATGAAGAATTCACTAAAAATTGCAAGCCATGTCAGCTTTACAGCTCGATTACACGTAGGCCTCCCACTTctctgtaagaacccaaatttttga